GCGCAGCGTCCAACGCAGTGTGCGGCGAATAGATCGCAATCCCCGACTCCGCCGCCCCCAGAATGATGCGCTGACGAGGCGTCCGGTCCGTCACGCGGTTCAGCGGCTCAAAGATCGGCGGGTGGTACGCGACTATCGCCCGCGCACGCCGATCGATCGCCTCCTCGAGCACGCGCTCCGTCAGGTCGATCGTCAGCAGGACCGGACCGTCCAGCTGACGCGAGGGCGAGCCGACCTGCAGTCCCACCTTGTCCCACGGCTCAGCGTACTCGAGCGGGGCGATCCGCTGCATCGCATCCATCAGGCTCTGCACCGTGGTCATGCGCCTCCTCCGGCCCCGGTCGGAGCAGTCTAGGTGGGTTTCGACCAACTGAAAATCAACCGAACCCCGTACGTATGATCCGCCGTGCCGCACGGGACCGTCACTCGCCGCGCCTACGCCAAACTGAATCTTGCGCTCGCCGTCGGCCCCCCCGAGGGCGAGGCATCCGCACGCCCGGGGTGGCACCGCATCGCCTCGTGGTCGTGCGCCATCGGACTCGCCGATGAGCTGCGCGCGCGACGCCTCCCCGACGGCGCGGCCAGCACGTGGTCCTTCGCCTGCACGCCCGACGCGCCGCGACGCTTCGCCTTCGACTGGCCACCCACCGCGGACCTCACCTACCGCGCCCACGCGCTGCTCCAGCACGAGACGCGCCGCCCCCTCCCGACGGCGTTCACGCTCTCGAAACGCATCCCGCCACAGGGTGGATTGGGCGGTGGGTCCAGCGACGCTGCCGCTGCCCTCCTCGCCCTCAACGAACTCTTCGAGCTGCGCCTCAGCGCCGAACGGCTCCGCGACCTCTCAACCCGAATCGGAAGCGACGTCGCCTTCTTCATCGACGAGACAGACCCCCCCAGGCCCGCACTCGTCACCGGCTTCGCCGACCGCGTCGAACGCACCACCCCGGCGCCATGCGGGGTCGTGCTCATCGTCCCCCCCTTCGGCTCCGCCACGCCGCAGGCCTACAAGGCGTTCGACTCGCTCCGTCCAGGCCCCCTCCGCGAGCGCGAAGTCCGCGAGATGGCACGCACAGGCAGGCCGGCACGGGCTGCCCTCTTCAACGACCTGCGCGAAGCCGCGTTCACGCTCCACCCCGCGCTGCGAACGCTCCGCGATCGCGCCGAGCGCGCGACCAGCCGGCCCGTCCACCTCACCGGGAGCGGGAGCACGCTCTTCGTGCTCTGCGAAACAAGCGAAATGAACACGATCGCGGAGCGCGCCGCGCGGGCGCTCCCCGACGCCTCGATCGTGGCGACGGAGTGCGTGGGATAAGGCGCGGGGCGATTCGCTCCCTCACGGTCGCGGCTCGTCGGGCCGTACACTGGCGGCATGAGCAGGCCCGGACCCATCGTCGGCATCGACCTCGGCGGCACGAACATGCAGATCGGCGTCGTGACCCGCGACGACCATGCCGCCGGCGTGCGCATCGTCGGACGCTGCCGGCGAAAAACCAAGGCCGACGAGGGGATGGAGAGCGTGCTCGCCAGAGTCGCCGAGGGCGTCGACCGCGCCTGCGCCGACGCGGGCATCACGCGCGGCGACCTCGAAGCCGTTGGGATCGGCGCGCCCGGCGCGGTCGAGCCTTCCGCGGGCGTCGTCCTCGAAGCCGTCAACCTGCGCTGGGACAACGTGCCCCTCGCGGGCCTGCTCGCCGAGCGTCTCGGCGTCCCCATCATCGTCGACAACGACGTCAACGCCGCGGTCTGGGGAGAGTTCGTCGCCGGCGCGGGCCGCGGCGTCACCGACCTCCTCGGCGTCTGGGTCGGCACCGGCATCGGCGGCGGGCTTGTCCTCGGCGGACGACTCCACTACGGCCACTTCCTCACCGCGGGCGAGATCGGCCACATGCACGTCCTCCCCACAAACCCACCCGGACAACGAACGCTCGAACACAACTGCTCACGCTCCGCAGTCGTCGAACGGATCGTGCGCCTCGTACGCAGCAACCGAAAATCCATGGTCACCGAACTCGTCCAGGGCGACTTCGACAAGATCCGCTCCAAGACCATCGCTGAGGCATACGCCGCCGGCGACTCACTCGTCCGAGAGGTCGTCGACGACTCCGCCGACCTCCTCGGCGCCCACGTCGGCGGCATCGTCACCCTCCTCGCCCTGCCGCGCGTCGTGCTCGGGGGGGGGCTGACCGAAGCCGTCGGGTCCCCCTACGTCGCCCGCGTGCGCGACGCCGTCCGCCGCGTGGCATTCCCCGACAAGTGCAAGGCCGTCGACGTCGTCGCCAGCGAACTGCTCGACGACGCAGGCATCATCGGCGCCGCCCTGCTGGCGGCGGAAAAGATCGACGGACAGGCTGCCGCGAAGCGGCAGAGCGGAAGAGCGACGGTGTGACGCCCCGAACGGCGGCACAATCGCCCGGCCCGCGCCCCATCCCGTTCCACTCCGTCACTCCCCTCACTCACCGAAGTCGATCGTCCCGCTGTCAGAGAACGAAACGCTCGGACGGTTCAGCCCCGCCTCGAACATCGCCTCCGCGAACGCCCCGGGCGTCACGTAGCGCATCGTGCCCTGCAGGCGATACGCGTGGACGCCGCGCAGCATCCCTTCGCCCGTCCGCAGCGGGACCACCGCCGGAAGCCGAATCTGCTGCGTCCCGTCACGCCGCAGCGTCGCCTCTGCCGATCGCTCGCCGGTGAAGACACGCCGGTCGTCCACTGTCAGCGAGTAGAACACCTGCCGCAGCGGCAGCTCCACCCGGTTCGGGTTCTCCGCGTCAAGCACGAACTCGACCGCAACCCCCTCGCTCGTACGCTCGACCACGCGAACCTCGCTCACCGAGAGCGACGGCGCACGAGCGCCGGAGCAGCCCCCCGGCCCGATGCACGCGAGCAGGCTGACCAGAGACAACACGATCGGGTGGCTCTTCACGCCGGGAGGGTATCACGCCGGGCGCGTGCGGATGTTCTGGCACCGAGAACCGCGGCCCGCAGGGCCAAGCCCCGCGACGCAACGCCGTCACGTGCCCCCGACCGGCTGGGCGAACGAGACCCACTCCTCCCCGAAGTGCTCCGGCATCGCCGCGATCGCACCCGCCAGCGCGGGCGCGGCCTCGACGTAGGCAACCCACCGAACCATCAGCCAACCCAGCACCGCGCAGCACACGATCGCCGCCACCTCCGCCGCGCGGCGCCGACGCAGACGCAGCAGAATACCCACCGCCAGCACCGTCGTCGCAAGCTTCCATGCGATCAGCGACAACGGCCCGCCGCCGTGCATCACGATGCGGGCGAGAGGGTTGCTCTCGATCATCCCGACGTGGTTCAGGTACGTCATCGTCATGGCAAGGTCAGCCAGGCTCATCACACCTACCGCCGCCATCAGGACCGCCACCCGGCACCCACGCCACTCCGAGCCGAGCAGCACACCCAGCCCCGCCCAGCCCCGCAGCGGGTGGTGGGACTGCCCGAGGGCGACCGCCGCGCCCCCCCCGACACCCGGCCCGGCCTGTGGAGAACGGAAAGCCATGTTCGCTACGCATTTCGGCGCGCCTTGACGGGTCAATGAGCCGACAACGTGCCATACTTCCTTTCGAGCACACCGACCCTCCCGGCCGTGCCGTTGCGGCAGATTGGGAGGGTCGTACCGATACGCCCACCAGCCGGGAGGCACACCCCTTGAACCGACCGAGACCAACCGCGACCCGGCTCGCCGGCGTGGTCCTCGTTCTCGGGCTAGCCACGCTCGCCCATGCTCAGGTGCCCAACCCCGTCTATATGGACGACTCGCCAAGGGCACGCGACGCCCTCGGCCAACTCGACGCCCTGCTCGCCGCAGGCAACCACCCGGAAGCGGTTCGCGCGCTCCAGCGCCTTCTCGACGAGGACGCAGAACGCGTCATCGAAACCACGCATGACGCCGACCTCCTCGTCAGCGTCCGCCGCCGCGTCCATGAACGTCTCCTCGCCGACCCGGACCTGCTCGAACGCTACCGCCTCGCCGAGAGCGAGCGCGCAAGGGCCTTGCTCGCCGCAGGCGAAGCGCCCTCGGTCGAACGCTCCCGCCTGCTCACCCCCGCAGGGTTCGACGCCGCCCTCCTCGTCGCGCGCGAACACCTCGAAGCCGCCCGCTTCGAAGCCGCACGCCTCACGCTCGAACAACTCGAAACGCACCCCGACCGCGCTTCCGACGCCAGGCGAGCACGCGACGCCGCCCAGGCCCTCGCCCTCGTCGCCTCCTACCTCGACCGGCCCGCGGTCTGGGCACGCGCAGAGCGCTGGGCTGACGACGCACTCCCCGATCGACGCGCCGTCGCCTGGCCGGAGGCCGCTGGCGTGCGCTCCTACGACCCCACCCAGCCCGGACCCGCGATGGACCCCGCCACGCTCCTCCCCACGCCCATGCGCACCGTCGATCTCCGGCCCGGCCGACGCGAGGCCGAACGGCCCGCACGCTCGGGACGCGGCGGCTCCCTCATCGAGGCACCGTGGCTCTACCCGGCCGTCGTCGGCGACGTCGTCTACATCAGCGACGGACAAGCGATCAGCGCCTGGGACCGCTTCACCCTCGCACCGCGCTGGCGCGTCGTGCCTCGCGGCAGCGACGCCGCCGCGATCATGGACGAACCCTTCACCGCACGCCAAGCACGCTTCGCTCGCACCGTCGAGGACGCCAACGTCGTCGTCGTCGCAGACCGTCTCGCCATCGCCGCCACAGGCATGGCCGCCTCCGGCGGACGCACAGGCGACACCCGCCTCCACGCGCTCGACCGACGCTCCGGCCGCGTGCTCTGGTCCGTCGCACCCGACGCCCTCGACCCACAACTCGTCGAGGCCACCGTCCGCGGGCCTGCCGTCGTCGAGGGCGATACCGCGATCGTCTCCCTGCGCAAGTTCCAGCAGTCACGCCGCGTCGTCAGCCTCTATCTCGCCGGCCTCGACGTCGGCACCGGCGAACTGCGATGGCTCCGACTCCTCGGCAGCGCAGGCTCGCTCGGCTTCCAGACCGTCGGCCGCGCCTCGGACTGGCCGCTCCTCCACGAAGGAATCGTCTACCGCGCAGACGAACTCGGCCTCGCCGCCGCCGTCGAGGCCGCCACAGGCCGCGTCGTCTGGGCACGCAGGATGCCCGCCGTCGGACGACAGGGCTACCCCTTCACCCTCCCCTGGGCGACGAATCAGCCCGTCCCCGACCGCGACACCCTGCTCCTCATCGCCCCGGGTCGGCAGGCCATCCTCCGACTCAACACCCTCACGGGCGCGGTCCTCGGCGCACGCAACGCCGCTGACCTCGGCGAACCGGACTACCTCGTCCGCATCGGCGACCGCCTCGCCGCTGTCGCCCAGAACCAGATCGCGTTCGTGCCGCTCGCCGAAACCGAGAGCGCCGCGCCGGCCGTCCTGCGCTTCGGGGAGGACGGCATCGTCGGTCGAGTCGTCGTCTCGGGCGACCGCCTCCTCGCGCCTGTCCCCGAGGGTGTCGCCGTCATCGACCCGGACGCCCCGAACAACGCCAGGATCGTCCGCCTCGACGCCTCCGGCAACCTCCTCGCCCTGGACAGCCAGCTCCTCGTCCTCGGCAACGAACGCCTCCACAGCTACCTCGTCTGGGAAGAGGCCGCCCGCGTCCTCAGCGGCCGGATGCAGGAAACGCCCGACGACCCCGACCCCGCCATCACCTTCGCCGAACTCGCCTACCGCGCCGGAAAACCCGACCGCATCATCGGCGCCTGCGACGCCGCCCTCGCCGCCATCGACCGCAACCCCGCTTCGGAAGCCAACCGCGCCGCCCGCGAACGCCTCTTCGGCGTCCTGCGCACGATGGTCGAAGCCGCCAGCCGACGCTGGTTCAGCGAGGGCGCGGCGGACCCCAGCCGACCCGACGCCCCCCCCTCGCCGCGCGACGAGCCGGTCATCGGCGACCTGCGGCTCCTCGAAGACCTCATCGCCCGACTCGGCCGCGTCGCAGACGCCCCAGAGCAACGCGTCGCACACCTCCTCGCACTCGGACGCCTCCGCGAAGTGCAGAATCGGCACCCACTCGCCGTCGAGGTCTACCAATCCGTCCTCGCCGACGCCGCTCTCGCAGGCGCAGCCTGGACCGGCCCCACCCTCAGCGTCCGCGCCGATGTCGAAGCCTCCAGGCGCGTCCGACGAATCGCCACCGAACGCGGCATGGCCCTCTACGCCCCGTTCGAGAACGAGGCCGCGCAGCGACTCGCCGGGACCAACGACCCCGGCTCCCTCGAGGCCATCGCCAGGCGCTTCCCCATGGCCGAGGCCGCCGCACGCGCGTGGCTCCGCGCCGCGGAGACGCACGAGCGCGCAGGCCGCGCTCCCGCCGCCACCGCCGCCCTCGAAGCCGGAATCGAAGTCCTCGAAGCCCGCGCCGCCGCTGGCTCAGCGCCCGACCGCTCGCTCCTCGGCGAACTCGCCGGAAGGCTCGTGACCACCCTCGTCCGCTCCGGACGCTACGACTCCGCCGCGGACCGCCTCGCCTCGCTCGCGGCGAGGCACGCGCGCCTCGCCCTCACCACCGCCGGCACACCCATCGACGCCGAGTCGATACGCGCCGAACTCCTCGGA
This genomic stretch from Synechococcales cyanobacterium CNB harbors:
- a CDS encoding ROK family protein, with translation MSRPGPIVGIDLGGTNMQIGVVTRDDHAAGVRIVGRCRRKTKADEGMESVLARVAEGVDRACADAGITRGDLEAVGIGAPGAVEPSAGVVLEAVNLRWDNVPLAGLLAERLGVPIIVDNDVNAAVWGEFVAGAGRGVTDLLGVWVGTGIGGGLVLGGRLHYGHFLTAGEIGHMHVLPTNPPGQRTLEHNCSRSAVVERIVRLVRSNRKSMVTELVQGDFDKIRSKTIAEAYAAGDSLVREVVDDSADLLGAHVGGIVTLLALPRVVLGGGLTEAVGSPYVARVRDAVRRVAFPDKCKAVDVVASELLDDAGIIGAALLAAEKIDGQAAAKRQSGRATV
- a CDS encoding LEA type 2 family protein encodes the protein MKSHPIVLSLVSLLACIGPGGCSGARAPSLSVSEVRVVERTSEGVAVEFVLDAENPNRVELPLRQVFYSLTVDDRRVFTGERSAEATLRRDGTQQIRLPAVVPLRTGEGMLRGVHAYRLQGTMRYVTPGAFAEAMFEAGLNRPSVSFSDSGTIDFGE